ACAGTGATAGGGAAGAGGGAAAGAGTGAAAAGGACTGCTGGTTGGTTGCGGCGTGGTGGTTTGTGGCTGGGAGACGGAGTTGGTGTGGTAGGAAGATGAAGGGCGGTGGTTGATGTGGTGATGTGGCGGCTGGAAAGAGGGAGAGAAGGTTAGGGCAGAAAACATTtaggtttttgaaaaaaaatctgatgttgtgatgtgtgtgtgtaaatatatgtagaagatgaatatcccctcccttttcttataatgcaaaatggcccctattttgtccaaagaatagaagattgcacccttttgtctcctcaatgcttaccttaatccctttttaaaaaaaaaattatgaaaccttgacttgatcggattttactctgcgttaaaaaattaattactccgattttctctgcactgtcagactgtactaaaatatagttaattaatacatgtataaataataacgcaagtataaaatataaacattaatgtctatgatatgaaaatgtattgctataaacagtgttttaaaaggcgttttcggggcgagcctcggggcgagcCTCGATGCGAGGCGTACCTAAATTGCCCCGAGGCTATGGTGGGGGGCGAAAGTATcgaaaggcgtacgcccagcaatttggggcgtacgcctgggcgtttggggcgtacgcccgggcgtttggggCGTAAGCCCGGGcgttttttttcaaattaaaacgaaatttgttaaataagtcctcagtataatgcccaaattctcaaaagtcaacatgtaattactcaaatgttttaaaaaggaattgaaacattaaatttaaaagtcaagacttttttttattgctagaatgcctaatatatgttcttttccaactatttatcttgtcttctactatctcaaaaaaataacgagcagtcacttgtacttgtaagtagcgtataatagattgttctaattagtttttttgtgggggtagagcatatatatatatatatatatatagacgtatAATATATTGTtctaattaaattttttttttgtggtggagcatatatatatatctcttgAGTTCAGCcggtgctctttgggccccatcgtcacgtgaacttttatatatatatatatatatatatatatatatatatatatatatatatatatatatatatatatatatatatatatatatatatatatatatttatttatttatttatatatatatatatatatatatcacttatttatagttttcttcattttttacgctatttcacctatttaaaagtattgattataattatatcattttataaaatattaaaaattaaaaccccatggggcttacgcctcgtgcctcggggcttacgcctcactgaggcagacgtaaaacgccccgccttacgccttcgccttttaaaacactggctataaaattaagaaacaattattaattgcacaaaaaatggtagtattacgctgtacatgtgcaaaataatgattcttgaaaaaatgacaataaattgagaaaattcctaaaataaggataatcatcaataaattgttgaaaaaatgtaaaaatgtgtaaaaatgtatttcgtgctctttaacgaatcagggccccccaaaacgttaattttaagcacgtcgagccaaaattaggtgtcaacatatatattataatgcaatgcatgaatatgataaCAGTACATCCTGAATCTGTGGAGTGACTAAAGTCGTTATACCTCCGAACATCTTTATGAGACAGCATTTTCCTCAACaagtgactctatgaatcatactgaatctgtAGAAAGGCTTACTGAAAACAACGTTATAGAATatgaatcaacatggaacatccctagctactaagaatggagtcattatggagtagcgttacgtttacttccgttcataaggatcatgtcaaaagaaggaaagttagccttaacatacctcaagttgtCCAAGCAATCCAATAATGAGCTTATTACAATTAGCGCGCTAATCATACAACAAAGGAATGCATACATAACTTAGATGCGCTAGTATACCACGTGTATCAACTGATAACTCGATTCCAATAAaacgggcaacatctccccttaTCCCTTAGTCACAATAACATATGcatcaaccaacaacaaccacaacaaattTACATAAGTTTCTTAAACTTACTTCAACAAGTATCCCAAAGTTACACAACAAATAACCCAAAATATACTTCGTAAACGATTGTTTATCCTCTCTTCCTTTTCATGTCTATATAGCAAAATCATGACAACATGATAACACCATCACCTATTACCCATTTACCATAGAATTCCAGCGATAACATGCCAACGACAACAACTAACATATCATATGAGCCTCTTATATTTCCTTCAATAATCATACAAGAATATACGTCAATCAACTCTCAAGTATACtaatatacaagaatgatatacACTTCCCTTCTTCTCACCCACGAAGTATAAACTCAACAATATCTTAACAACATCAAATACTATCCATATACATTGAAATCACCCTAATAACACAGCAACAACATGATCAAGATCAGTCCACAACTCAACTTATATCCCCAGGCAAGTTTAAGCTTTTCTCTTACAATTCCTTCCCCCAACAAATTGTATAAGAGCTAAATAACATCATAAACATGAAGATGGAGTAGTAACTTACCTCCGGAGTTCAACAACAATTCAACACAGAGGTTTCTTCAACTTTAAGTTCTTTCCAAATCAACCACAAAAAGTATACTACTAGCATTCAATACCCAACTAGggtttgaaaagcacttttgatcTTTCATTCCTCTTGGAGGTTACTTAGATATATTTAGGAGAGGGTTTTAGAGCTTTCATGGACTTAAGGTTATGTTAAATGAAGTGAGAAAGAGCTgaagtcgatatatatatatataaaagggttGCACCGCCTCAGAAATATGGCCAcgtatactggccgtataaaattatacatagGGGTGCtcacggtttggttaaaaacCAATCCAAACCgaaaaccaaaaccaaaaccaaaccgattaAACAAACCATTATTTACTTGGGTTAGGTTTGGTTTgttttgaatttttaaaaaccgataatatttggtttgattttggttttactAAATTCAAACCGAAGAAAAAACTGAACTGAACCGacaaattttatacataatttttataattttatatatacaatatattaatttttataaatctTTTAAATAGTTTATATACTTTTTAAGCAAAATTTTATTTAACTCTAATAAGCTAATGAACTTTATACCTTAAGccgattttaaaaaagaaatccaCGAATTCAAtctcatttattcaaagaaacaactatCTGAGATTTAcctaaatttattttttatatttcttacaaactttattcacttaattaaaatcataaatcctaagacattttctccataatgcaaGAAACTATAGCTACCACAATAAGAGGGTAATAACAGATTATTAGTTAAAATGGGATAGAAAATTCTGTCCTAATTGTAGGAAAAAAccatgaaagagagaaataccgttaattttcttaaaaaccgAAAAATCGACCCAAATCGACTACAACCAAACAgatggatatgtattatatttggtttggtttggttttaataattttaaaaaccgactagattggtttggttttggtttaacCCAAAACCAACCCAAACCGACCCATGAGCACCCCTAATtacaggggcggagctacagtgATATaggggggttcggccgaacccagtagctttttcGTAGACCCTGTATTTGTATTAGAAAAATTAGTAAATATAGATAATATTTACTAGCGAACCCCCCTACATAAGCAAGCAAACAGTTCAGTGGCTGGGTAGTGTCTAGCGAAGTGCTATCCCACTCGTGATGCAGGTTCGAATCCCACTAGCGCCCACtgctttcttttttattttctttggtATAAAGCAGTGCAGTTTTTCCATTGGGATTTGTGGGTACAAAATATAAAATTAACAATCCAAACCCAAAAGTAAAAAGGCAAACGAATCAGCTTTTTCCATTGGGATTTGGGGGTACAAAATATAAAACTAACAAATCCAACCCCAAAAGCAAAAAACCAAACGACTTGTACACAGTAGCTACCATTCTTTTTCATCTTTCTCTTTCACAACAAAGCCAaatcaaaaataaattttcaaaaaagCTAGGGTTTTAAATTTTGCTTGAAGCCTGCAAATCACCACTTCGTTGCCCCCTTTCACTGGAGAACGGGATGCCGACGGGCCTCTGACTGCTGACTGTCGACTGGTATGTGGTCCTTTTCTTGTTGACCTtctatatttatgaaattttcctgTTTTGCTTTCCAAATTTCAATACCAAAATCCCCGACAAGCCGACAAGTATGCGGTCCTTTTCTTATTTCTAATTTTTATATAGAGTGCAATATGTTTCTCTTTAAATATGAGACTACACAGTATACAAGCTTAAGATATTTTTTTGCAAAATAAATTACTTTAAGATTGTGAACTATGATTAATTAAAGAAGTGCAAATGCTGTTTTTAGATGAGTCTACACTAAGATTATTTGATTGTTAAATGTTAATAGCCTTTAAAAACTATGGTGAACTACAGCAGATTTATATTGCTTTTGTATGCTCTCCAAAATTTGAAGTGTAATTTGTGTTTTCTTGACTTTTAGGATCTTTAAGCAAAAGTCAAGATGATCACGAATTTCTTCAAGCCTCAAGCTCCTTCAAATACTATTCCTAGCTCTCCTTTGCCAAGTTCTCATTTGCCAAGTTCTTCGTCGCCTGTCAATCTTTTCAATGCATCGGATAATGACAAAGTGTTGGCTGATTTGGATCTTAAATTAGATCCTGCTGAAAGAAAACAAATGTCGAAATTTTCTCCTAATATACGTGACCGAGTGAGGAGATATTACATACTAAAGAAACCTTGCCAACCTGAAGAATTTGAATTTCCAAGTAGAGATATTGGAGGAGAATTGCGTCGTTTTAATCCCGATTGGTTTGACGATCCATATTCTCAATGGTTAGAATATAGTGTTAAAAAAGATGCAACATTTTGCTTATGTTGTTACTTGTTTAAAAATGAGCTTGGAGGATATGGAAAAAAAGTAAGTGATGCTTTCACAACGAAAGGTTTTCGAAGTTGGAATAAAGGTATAGAAAGGCTTAAAAAGCATGTGGGTGAAGTGAATAGTGTTCATACTCGATGTTTCATGATGATGCTAGATTTGATGAATCAAGAACAATCTATTCTAACTTCATTTGACAAGCTTTTCGAGAAATTTAAAGGTGATTATCGGGTTCGCTTGAATGCTTCGGTTGATGTGATAAGGTATCTTTTAAAAGAAGGAATGCCTTTCTGGGGTCACAATGAGTGTGTAACTTCTACAAGAAGGGGTCATTTTCTAGATCTCTTAAAGTGGTATGCCGATAAGAAGGAAGATGTGAAAAATGTGGTACTAGAAAAAGCTCCAAAAAATAACACCACGACTTCTCCCGATATCCAAAAAGACATTGTGAATTCTTGTGCAAAAGAAACAGTGAATGCAATTATTGAAGACTTGAACGGAGATTACTTTGGGATATTGGTTGATGAGTCTAAGGATGTTTCTCATAAGGAACAAATGGCTCTTGTCTTGAGATATGTAAACAAGGAGGGTAAAGTTATTGAGTGTTTTCTTGGTCTTGTTCATGTGAAAGATACATCTGCAAAGTCATTAAAAAAAGCGATCTATTCTTTGCTTTTAGACCATTCTTTGAGTCGATCTCAAATACGGGGACAAGGTTATGATGGAGCTAGTAACATGCAAGGAGAAATTAATGGTCTTAAAACTCTGATTCTGAAAGATAATTCTTCGGCATATTGCGTACATTTCTTTGCTCATCAATTGCAATTGACTCTTGTAGCCGTTGCAAAAAAACATCATGATGTGAATAATTTTTTTGACATTCTTGCCAATGTTTTAAATATCGTTGGAGGTTCTTTTAAGCGTAGGGAGATGCTTCGAGATGATCAAGCTGAAAAATTAGAGGAATTACTAGTGCTTGGTGAAGTTCATACGGGAAGTGGATTAAATCAAGAACTTGGACTTCAAAGGCCTGGTGATACCCGTTGGGGATCTCATTTTAAGACGGTACGTAACTTCATTTCCTGATTCTCATCAATTGTGCATGTACTTGGAGTTCTTGCAAATGAGGGTGCAAATTATCATGAGAAAGCAATGGCAAAAAGTCTTGTGGAAGACATTAGATCTTATGAGTTTATCTACATGTTGCATTTGATGTTGAAAATTTTGGCGATTACATATGATTTGAATATGGATTTGCAACGAAAAGATCAAGATATTGTTAGTGCTATGAAGCTTGTTGATTTCACAAAAAGAAAATTGCAATCAATGAGGGAGTCTGAATGGAATTCTTTGGTAGAAGACGTCTCCTTATTTTGTGAAAAGAATGGTATTATGATCCCTGAAATGAATGAGAAGTATTGTCTTGGAAAGTCGAAGCGTAAAAGCTCAAGTGTTATCTATTCTCATCATTTGCGTGTGGAAGTTTTTTATGCTGTTATTGATTTGCAACTTTCAAAGCTTAACAATCGTTTTAGTGAAGTGAATACTGATCTACTTCTTGGCATAGCTAGTTTGAGTCCCGAGAATTCTTTTGCAAATTATGATAAAAAACAGGATCATGAAGCTTGCTACTTATTATCCAAATGAGTTCGGTGCTTCCAAgcttgatgatcttagttttgaTCTTGACAATTATATTTACTATGTGAGAGAAGTGGACAAAgctttttcaaatttgaaaggaCTTGGAGATCTTTCGATGGCGTTGGTTAAATCAAATATGCACAAGACATGGGGACTTGTTTATTTGCTTGTGAAGTTAAGCTTGATATTACCTGTGGCTACTGCAACAGTGGAAAGAACTTTTTCCTCAATGAAGTTTATTAAAAATGACTTGCGAAGTAGAATTAGTGATGGCTTTTTGAatgattgtttagtttgttaAATAGAGGATGAAGTATTTGAAAGTGTACCTAATGATGCGATCATTGATCGTTTTCAAAAGATGACAACTCGTCGAGTGCAATTGTAATGATAATGCTTATATTTATGTAGTGTATAAGTAGTTTGTCTCCTTTTTGAATATATTAAATACCGATACTTGTTCGTTAGTTTAACGGTTGTTATACATTAGCTTGAGGTCGTTGTCCTGTCTTATGATTCGAACCCCCAGACttgaaatcctggctccgcctctgcctaattatacggatcgtatattggtccgtatatttggacCATATATCCCAACTCAAATTATGCCTCTTCTACATCCTTAAATAAGGTCCATATCacaaaatacgatccgtattcccTAAGATACGGTCTGTATATTACAACCTTAAAACGAACTTCGACGAAACGTATTCTTTTCAATTTACTTATTCTTCAATCCTTCCATAAgttactaaacatgaacttaaaccctcataaacataaAATAGGCATGTCTAATCTCGTATAACCTCGAAGATAATCCCGGTGTCCAAGACTAGGGCAACTAACATAcgacgaatctcaatgtacaaaactacgaggtgtaacaataatattatatatttatatttttttagtgtatATACCTACACATTATACACTTTCATACATCTATATAGATAATGGACCAGTCTTTTGTGTAAGTGTATAACATTGTATAAATATGGTATTAATATGGAGCCGGTGCCAACTCGGACTCAAGTCCCAATTGAATTTTGGCCCCGATAGTTTTGTGCTTGGCATAGTTGACCCCATTCTCTTCTTCCTCTGTCTGAATCTCGTGGTGATCTCTTGTAAGTCCCCCCTTCTCTCTGTTTACTCGATTTGTTCCATGTTGATTTCTCAATTGGTTCGCAGTATCCTGGGATGCCTCAATTTCGATTTGTTTATAACTACTTCTTTCTGATTTTTACAAGTTATATATGCATTCTTTTTTATAATGAGCTGCCTTTTGAATATTGTTAAAGAGAACTAGATCACAAATAAGTcgaattttcatttcatttcattgtgttgtgagttcagTTCATTGAATGCAATTAAATTAAGTTTATGGATCCCCCTTTCAACCATCTTTGACTTTGAATTCTGAATTTGGTTTCAATTGTGTTATGACTCTGTTTCATGAATGCCTATAGTGTATCCATTACCtggttaaaaaagaaaaaaaagatctGTCCCTTGTGTTCTGCTATAGCGGAAACCCCCCAAATCTAGAGCTTACGGAGCCAAGATTTTCACTAGGGGTGTCAAAATATAAAGGAGTAAACCCACAAAGAAGCCAAGGGGagtcaatatatacataaaaaagatCTTTTTACCTAGctacacagtgtaatttttcgacaAAGTGCGACATCCTTTGAAtacatgtggctccgccactgcttgtGTTGGTGGTAGGTAACAAGTACTAGGTGAAATAGTCGAGATGCACAAGCTGACCCAGACACCACcatcgttaaaaaaaaaaagccataACTTGGATTTATTTGCATCATTAATTAATGTGTGATCTTGTTACTTCTTCCAGTATGGTAATAGCTCTGAACTGGTTAACCGATCTGCCTTCCTGATTATTTCTCTTAataagggtaaaaaaaaaaaaaaaggtatgacAATGAAATATCTATCATTGAATTCTGAGCTTTTGCCAGATTGAATGTGAAATTAGTATGAAGTCATTCACAAATTCCCTtggaatcataagtcataactaCTGACTTTGGCAACTAGATATGAATCGTTCTGATGATGCAATTTCAACTTCTAACCGTTTGCACTTTAAGCATCAGAATTTATCTGGAGGGCTCCTTGAACGCAAACCAATCAGTATGCCTAAAGACGTACTGAGGTTGGGTTAGTGTGTAAAAGAAATAGATATTAGCATCTTTGATAATAATATTTTTTCTCTTCCTGGATTTTTAATCATCATTAGTAGAGCATAGATCTGATGAGTTTGGTTATCCATGAAAGTTAAATTAATG
The sequence above is a segment of the Lycium barbarum isolate Lr01 chromosome 6, ASM1917538v2, whole genome shotgun sequence genome. Coding sequences within it:
- the LOC132644269 gene encoding uncharacterized protein LOC132644269, encoding MITNFFKPQAPSNTIPSSPLPSSHLPSSSSPVNLFNASDNDKVLADLDLKLDPAERKQMSKFSPNIRDRVRRYYILKKPCQPEEFEFPSRDIGGELRRFNPDWFDDPYSQWLEYSVKKDATFCLCCYLFKNELGGYGKKVSDAFTTKGFRSWNKGIERLKKHVGEVNSVHTRCFMMMLDLMNQEQSILTSFDKLFEKFKGDYRVRLNASVDVIRYLLKEGMPFWGHNECVTSTRRGHFLDLLKWYADKKEDVKNVVLEKAPKNNTTTSPDIQKDIVNSCAKETVNAIIEDLNGDYFGILVDESKDVSHKEQMALVLRYVNKEGKVIECFLGLVHVKDTSAKSLKKAIYSLLLDHSLSRSQIRGQGYDGASNMQGEINGLKTLILKDNSSAYCVHFFAHQLQLTLVAVAKKHHDVNNFFDILANVLNIVGGSFKRREMLRDDQAEKLEELLVLGEVHTGSGLNQELGLQRPGDTRWGSHFKTVRNFIS